Proteins co-encoded in one Kutzneria chonburiensis genomic window:
- a CDS encoding QsdR family transcriptional regulator: protein MTRNSTEDVVRAATAAYLAGLPLDMSALAADLGLSRATLYRRIGNHDELVAMVLAEQTERTFHHCLETVRAEGLDRVRAVFKQFMYAVISAEPLRAFIERDPLLFIRIVLAPGLVEQRATTLFAKLLAESGVDFAVPTAVLAQAIVRIGDSFMYTHLLGGHEPATDNVIALVNLLLDSASR from the coding sequence TTGACAAGGAACAGCACCGAGGACGTGGTCCGCGCGGCCACCGCCGCCTACCTCGCCGGCCTGCCGCTGGACATGTCCGCGCTGGCCGCCGACCTGGGCCTGAGCCGCGCCACGCTGTATCGACGCATCGGCAACCACGACGAGCTGGTGGCCATGGTGCTGGCCGAGCAGACCGAGCGCACGTTCCACCACTGCCTTGAGACCGTCCGCGCCGAGGGCCTTGACCGTGTGCGGGCCGTCTTCAAGCAGTTCATGTACGCCGTGATCAGCGCCGAACCGTTGCGGGCCTTCATCGAACGCGATCCACTGCTGTTCATCCGGATCGTGCTCGCCCCCGGCCTGGTCGAACAGCGCGCGACGACGCTGTTCGCCAAGCTGCTGGCCGAGTCCGGTGTGGACTTCGCGGTGCCGACGGCCGTGCTGGCGCAGGCGATCGTCCGCATCGGCGACTCGTTCATGTACACCCATCTGCTCGGCGGGCACGAGCCGGCGACCGACAACGTGATCGCGCTGGTCAACCTCCTGCTGGATTCGGCGTCGCGGTAA
- a CDS encoding alpha/beta fold hydrolase produces the protein MTHFVDHGGTGPAVVLLHSFLMDGDMFAPQIAAFGDTFRLVTVDERGHGQTPVDGPFTYWDVAEDVLAVVDELGIDQFAIVGTSQGGFVGLRVALLAPGRVTALAVLGSSAAEEDPQVAEAYRGLGTLWTTQGPTDQLLDMVATICVGDMDNSAWKVKLRALPYERVPVLLDTLTRRDSVLGRLGEIACPTLVMHGTADAAYPVERAKEIAETVPKGELVLVEGGAHFLSLTHPDAVNPALRQFLSANG, from the coding sequence GTGACGCATTTCGTGGACCACGGCGGCACCGGCCCGGCGGTCGTGCTGCTGCACAGCTTCCTGATGGACGGCGACATGTTCGCGCCCCAGATCGCCGCATTCGGCGACACATTTCGCCTGGTCACGGTGGATGAACGCGGGCACGGCCAGACGCCGGTCGACGGGCCGTTCACCTACTGGGACGTGGCCGAGGACGTGCTGGCCGTGGTCGACGAGCTCGGCATCGACCAGTTCGCGATCGTCGGCACCAGCCAGGGCGGGTTCGTCGGGCTCCGCGTGGCGCTGCTGGCCCCTGGTCGGGTGACCGCACTGGCCGTGCTGGGCAGCTCGGCCGCGGAAGAGGATCCGCAGGTCGCCGAGGCGTACCGCGGGCTCGGCACGCTGTGGACCACGCAGGGGCCGACCGATCAGCTGCTCGACATGGTCGCCACCATCTGCGTCGGGGACATGGACAACTCGGCATGGAAGGTCAAGCTGCGCGCGCTGCCGTACGAACGGGTGCCGGTGCTGCTGGACACGCTGACCCGGCGGGACAGCGTCCTCGGTCGACTGGGTGAGATCGCCTGCCCGACGCTCGTGATGCACGGAACCGCCGACGCCGCCTACCCCGTCGAGCGGGCCAAGGAGATCGCCGAAACCGTGCCCAAGGGCGAGTTGGTGCTGGTCGAGGGCGGGGCGCACTTCCTCAGCCTGACCCATCCGGACGCGGTCAACCCGGCGCTACGCCAATTCCTTTCGGCCAACGGCTGA
- a CDS encoding DUF1996 domain-containing protein, whose amino-acid sequence MKLWRVVLPVLCLALVAGGIVTYRWLSAPAGATYIDIADANPAPTPVAFASTGSTGSWHVDCGRNQERMYNSDNLVAQPGVVGGAHHVHDYVGNKSVNALSTNDSLAAAETTCQLGDKSTYYWPVLLLPSTMTAMDGMDGMSMDHSTIAVPSSVRIEYRGSPVSSVIAMPRFLRATTGNPHATTEGLANTEHVQWTCSGARDKVTMDYPQCGSGQQTIRVYDFPSCWNGSATDSPDHRSHLVFPEAGGGCRVGTFPVPELHIEVAYTLPPGIHYAIDAFPEEHFSSVTDHAMFVDVLPDALMGTIVDCINSGRHC is encoded by the coding sequence GTGAAGCTGTGGCGGGTGGTGCTGCCCGTGCTGTGCTTGGCGCTGGTTGCCGGCGGGATCGTGACGTATCGCTGGCTGAGCGCGCCGGCCGGCGCGACCTACATCGACATCGCCGACGCGAACCCCGCGCCGACGCCGGTGGCGTTCGCCTCGACCGGCTCGACCGGCAGCTGGCACGTCGACTGCGGGCGCAACCAGGAGCGGATGTACAACTCCGACAACCTGGTCGCGCAGCCCGGTGTCGTCGGCGGAGCCCATCACGTGCACGACTACGTGGGCAACAAGTCGGTGAATGCGCTGTCCACCAATGACAGCCTGGCCGCGGCCGAGACCACGTGCCAGCTCGGCGACAAGTCGACCTACTACTGGCCGGTGCTCCTGCTGCCGTCGACCATGACCGCGATGGACGGCATGGACGGGATGTCCATGGACCACAGCACTATCGCGGTGCCGAGCTCGGTGCGTATCGAATACCGCGGCAGCCCGGTCAGCAGCGTCATCGCCATGCCACGTTTTCTTCGTGCCACCACGGGAAACCCGCATGCCACGACTGAAGGCCTGGCCAACACCGAGCACGTGCAGTGGACTTGTTCGGGCGCGCGGGACAAGGTCACCATGGACTATCCGCAGTGCGGCAGCGGACAGCAGACCATTCGCGTGTACGACTTCCCCAGCTGCTGGAACGGATCCGCCACCGACAGTCCCGATCACCGCAGCCACCTGGTGTTCCCGGAGGCCGGCGGCGGCTGCCGGGTCGGCACGTTCCCGGTGCCGGAGTTGCACATCGAGGTCGCGTACACGCTGCCGCCCGGCATCCATTACGCGATCGACGCCTTCCCGGAGGAGCATTTCAGCTCCGTGACCGATCACGCGATGTTCGTCGATGTGCTGCCGGACGCGCTGATGGGGACGATCGTCGACTGCATCAACTCCGGCCGTCACTGCTGA
- a CDS encoding sigma-70 family RNA polymerase sigma factor, whose protein sequence is MAGLSRRARQDVADEALLRSLYREHGGAMLAYAYRLTGDRAAAEDVVQEALVRAWQHPDSLVNGMGSVRGWLLTVVRNLVTDKARARASRPQEVAEPPVDVAVSRDHADGVVNSMVVGAALGRLSAEHRDVLEQIYLLGGTASEAAQALGIPLGTVKSRCYHALRALRGFLPGVEAGLERSLS, encoded by the coding sequence ATGGCCGGGCTGAGCAGGCGCGCCCGCCAGGACGTCGCCGATGAGGCGCTGCTGCGCTCGCTGTACCGCGAGCACGGCGGGGCCATGCTGGCGTACGCGTATCGGCTGACCGGGGACCGCGCCGCGGCGGAGGACGTCGTGCAGGAGGCGTTGGTGCGGGCCTGGCAGCATCCCGACAGCCTGGTGAACGGCATGGGGTCCGTTCGGGGCTGGCTGTTGACCGTGGTCCGCAATCTCGTCACGGACAAGGCACGCGCCCGGGCCTCGCGGCCGCAGGAGGTCGCCGAGCCGCCCGTCGACGTCGCCGTTTCCCGTGACCATGCCGATGGCGTGGTCAACTCGATGGTCGTCGGCGCCGCGCTGGGGCGGCTGTCCGCTGAGCACCGTGACGTCCTTGAGCAGATCTACCTGCTCGGCGGCACCGCCAGCGAGGCCGCGCAGGCGCTCGGCATTCCGCTCGGGACCGTGAAGTCCCGGTGCTACCACGCACTTCGCGCGCTGCGCGGATTTCTCCCTGGGGTCGAGGCGGGATTGGAACGGTCGTTGTCATGA
- a CDS encoding anti-sigma factor family protein: MKNPEVERYLAGTLDEGRARLLERHLQTCVQCSDEVAEFHEFQRIVDTVLNGPPPADDLVLQRALRQIRAESSARRRRRGAILASAAAVVLGVALTTGVAVGRAGETVGPIRASATDAGTGAALGLAFADTSGWSHLSAAVSGVPVGTQCELVIVGKDGKRTVAAGWKVTGASGSVDASVLVDPAEIASVRVENTSGQRLVSVNL; the protein is encoded by the coding sequence ATGAAAAACCCGGAAGTGGAGCGCTACCTCGCCGGCACGCTGGACGAGGGGCGGGCGCGGCTGCTCGAGCGGCACCTCCAGACCTGCGTGCAGTGCAGCGACGAGGTCGCCGAGTTCCATGAGTTCCAGCGCATCGTCGACACCGTGCTCAACGGCCCGCCACCCGCCGACGATCTTGTCCTGCAACGCGCCCTTCGTCAGATCCGCGCCGAGTCCTCCGCCCGGCGGCGTCGCCGCGGGGCCATTCTTGCCTCCGCCGCGGCCGTCGTGCTCGGCGTCGCGTTGACCACCGGTGTCGCCGTCGGCCGGGCCGGGGAGACCGTCGGTCCCATTCGTGCTTCCGCCACCGATGCCGGGACCGGGGCCGCTCTGGGCTTGGCGTTTGCCGACACGTCCGGGTGGTCGCATCTTTCTGCCGCCGTCAGTGGGGTGCCGGTCGGGACGCAGTGTGAACTCGTGATCGTCGGCAAGGACGGCAAGCGGACCGTTGCCGCCGGGTGGAAGGTCACCGGGGCTTCGGGCAGCGTCGATGCCAGCGTGCTGGTCGATCCGGCGGAGATCGCCTCCGTTCGGGTGGAAAACACCTCTGGCCAGCGGTTGGTGTCGGTGAATCTGTAG
- a CDS encoding VOC family protein has product MAIQRMDNVLIVVEDLDAVIAFFVELGLELLGKGAVEGEWVERVIGIDDVREEVAMLQTPDGHGRIELAMFHTPKAIAAEPKDAPANTLGLRRIMFAVDDIEQVVARMRAHGAELVGEVVRYADSFLLCYLRGPEGIVVGLSEQLG; this is encoded by the coding sequence ATGGCGATTCAGCGGATGGACAACGTGCTCATCGTGGTCGAGGACCTCGACGCGGTCATCGCGTTCTTCGTCGAACTCGGCCTCGAGCTGCTGGGCAAGGGTGCGGTCGAGGGCGAGTGGGTGGAGCGCGTCATCGGGATCGACGACGTCCGCGAGGAGGTCGCCATGCTGCAGACCCCGGATGGTCACGGCCGTATCGAGCTGGCGATGTTCCACACCCCGAAGGCGATCGCCGCCGAGCCGAAGGACGCGCCGGCCAACACGCTCGGCCTGCGGCGCATCATGTTCGCCGTCGACGACATCGAGCAGGTCGTCGCCCGGATGCGGGCGCACGGGGCGGAGCTGGTCGGCGAGGTCGTGCGGTACGCCGACAGCTTCCTGCTCTGCTACCTCCGGGGGCCGGAGGGCATCGTCGTCGGGCTGTCCGAACAGCTCGGCTGA
- a CDS encoding sigma-70 family RNA polymerase sigma factor, whose amino-acid sequence MVPMEWLAERFERERPRLRAAAYRMLGSVTAADDAVQDAWLRLSRTEAEIENLGGWLTTVVARECLHQLRSRRHRREVPLELVVTAAEPDPEQEVLLADSVGLALQVVLEQLTPGERLAFVLHDLFDVPFGEIAGIVGRTPAATRQLASRARRRVQGAEVPKAEPDRHRQRKVVEAFYAAAYTADFDALVRVLDPDVVLRTDEPANIVRGAKAVAEQARAPQGGNLRSILVNGTMGALITIGGRPDAVMVFTVADDRIVRIDVIRDTERVGRVADALGA is encoded by the coding sequence ATGGTGCCGATGGAGTGGCTGGCGGAGCGGTTCGAGCGGGAGCGGCCGAGGTTGCGGGCGGCGGCCTATCGGATGCTGGGGTCGGTGACGGCGGCGGATGACGCGGTGCAGGACGCGTGGCTGCGGTTGAGCCGGACCGAGGCGGAGATCGAGAACCTGGGTGGCTGGTTGACGACGGTGGTGGCCAGGGAGTGTCTGCACCAGCTGAGGTCGAGAAGGCACCGCCGGGAAGTGCCGCTGGAGCTGGTGGTGACGGCGGCGGAGCCGGACCCGGAGCAAGAGGTGCTGCTCGCCGACTCGGTGGGCCTGGCCCTCCAGGTGGTGCTGGAGCAGCTGACGCCGGGGGAGCGGCTGGCGTTCGTCCTGCACGACCTGTTCGACGTGCCGTTCGGCGAGATCGCGGGCATCGTGGGCCGGACACCGGCGGCGACGAGGCAGCTGGCCAGCCGGGCCCGCAGAAGGGTGCAGGGGGCGGAGGTCCCGAAGGCGGAGCCGGATCGCCACCGTCAAAGGAAAGTGGTGGAGGCCTTCTACGCGGCGGCGTACACGGCGGATTTCGACGCGCTGGTCAGGGTGCTCGACCCGGACGTGGTGCTGCGGACGGATGAGCCGGCGAACATCGTGCGAGGGGCGAAGGCGGTGGCCGAACAGGCCCGCGCGCCGCAAGGCGGCAACCTGCGGTCGATCCTGGTCAACGGCACGATGGGGGCCCTGATCACGATCGGCGGCCGTCCGGACGCGGTGATGGTCTTCACCGTGGCCGACGACAGGATCGTCCGTATCGACGTCATTCGCGACACCGAGCGCGTCGGCCGGGTGGCCGACGCGCTCGGTGCGTGA
- a CDS encoding YciI family protein encodes MQFIFVIHHGSFPLPGTPGAASISAEERKAVYADWAAVSSLDNVAGGPPLGLPKDATTVRVENGATVRTPGPFVGTNVGGFMTVEAEDLDAAVAIAARIPQARLGGAIEVRIPSKYW; translated from the coding sequence ATGCAGTTCATCTTCGTGATCCACCACGGCAGCTTTCCGTTGCCCGGCACGCCCGGCGCGGCATCGATCTCGGCCGAGGAACGCAAGGCCGTGTACGCCGACTGGGCCGCCGTCAGCTCGCTCGACAACGTCGCCGGCGGGCCGCCGTTGGGGCTGCCCAAGGACGCCACCACCGTTCGCGTCGAGAACGGCGCCACCGTGCGGACGCCGGGGCCGTTCGTCGGCACCAATGTCGGCGGCTTCATGACGGTCGAGGCCGAGGACCTCGACGCCGCCGTCGCCATCGCCGCGCGCATTCCGCAGGCCCGGCTCGGCGGCGCCATCGAGGTCCGAATCCCGTCCAAGTACTGGTGA
- a CDS encoding NADP-dependent oxidoreductase → MSKAVRYNEFGGIDVLDVVDVDQPVPGPGEVLVQVKAAGINPGEASIRNGAFHEVWPSTFPSGQGSDLAGVVASVGEGVSEAAVGDEVIGWTDDRASQAEYVVVPVTQLTPKPAAVTWEQAGSLFVAGTTAYAAVRAVALSKGDTVVVSGAAGGVGSLVVQLAVAAGAKVIGIAGPSNSDWLAAHGVTPVEYGEGLAARVKEAAGGNVNAFIDTFGADYVELALELGVDKERINTIINFAAVEKFGVKAEGNSAAASADVLAELASRIAAGELEIVVARKYPLAQVREAYRELEQRHTRGKIVLIP, encoded by the coding sequence ATGTCCAAGGCGGTCAGGTACAACGAGTTCGGCGGCATCGACGTGCTGGACGTGGTCGACGTGGACCAGCCGGTCCCCGGCCCCGGCGAGGTGCTCGTGCAGGTCAAGGCGGCCGGCATCAACCCCGGCGAAGCGAGCATCCGCAACGGCGCGTTCCACGAGGTATGGCCGTCGACCTTCCCGTCCGGCCAGGGCAGCGACCTTGCCGGCGTGGTCGCGTCGGTCGGTGAAGGCGTGTCCGAGGCCGCGGTCGGCGACGAGGTGATCGGCTGGACCGACGACCGGGCCAGCCAGGCCGAGTACGTCGTGGTGCCGGTGACGCAGCTCACGCCGAAGCCGGCGGCCGTCACCTGGGAGCAGGCGGGCTCGCTGTTCGTGGCGGGAACCACTGCGTACGCGGCAGTTCGGGCCGTTGCACTGTCCAAGGGGGACACTGTTGTCGTCTCCGGCGCGGCCGGCGGGGTCGGCTCGCTGGTCGTGCAGCTGGCCGTGGCGGCCGGCGCCAAGGTGATCGGCATCGCCGGACCGTCCAATAGCGACTGGTTGGCCGCCCACGGCGTGACGCCGGTGGAGTACGGCGAGGGTTTGGCCGCACGCGTCAAGGAAGCCGCTGGTGGGAACGTCAACGCGTTCATCGACACGTTCGGTGCCGACTACGTGGAACTGGCGCTGGAACTGGGTGTCGACAAGGAACGGATCAACACGATCATCAACTTCGCCGCCGTCGAGAAGTTCGGCGTGAAGGCCGAGGGCAACAGCGCCGCCGCGAGCGCCGATGTGCTGGCCGAGTTGGCCTCACGGATCGCCGCAGGCGAATTGGAAATCGTCGTTGCCCGAAAGTACCCACTGGCTCAGGTTCGCGAGGCCTACCGCGAGCTCGAGCAGCGGCACACCCGCGGCAAGATCGTGCTGATTCCCTGA
- a CDS encoding helix-turn-helix transcriptional regulator: MPRIGSGIPLVGRRAELAALESALSAAADGRAGAVLLAGDAGVGKSRLLAELTARAVAAGVKVLTGRCLDVERAGLPYLPFVEALGRLPESGASRLDDAMEQLRLFEAVHTELADLSADSCVLLALEDLHWADAATRDLLLFLVSRLNRQRLLVVATYRVDDLYRRHPLRPLLTELGRLSTVERIDLLPFDRADAMAFVSALSDGGLADETLRGIAARSQGNAFFCEELIAAYDTAVPTGLSDLLLARVERLGSNARLVVRAASGAGGEVEHSVLQAVAELTDLDEALREAVQHNVLVTAERGYAFRHALLREAVYEDLLPGERVRLHSQYARVVTSPASLAYHALQSHDLPTAFKASVQAAEEAVELRAPAEALHHVEQALQLFGAVAEPGVSEYSLQRLASRMAQAAGDSDRAVAYARSAIGLAEDPETGAEARHQLVLTLIPLETASAEIAAAVAEAWDLVCDRPLSVTRARIIALRAREWAWYGSAGLDIDELERLAEQARDEAVQVGADDVAVDALITLAVYAEWRDRAEEAQGLYRAAATTAAEIGAYAVELRARNNLAVNLYMQGLYQEVLAVVTELIDRAVTVGLAWSELAVEARVSRMGIAFNTGHRAAAEALEDHSTAPRWASMRLEAAALYELAIAGRFDEVDEATARIMTYSDDANIVGRVRFARAEAALWRGELREAVDECLRLIASIADAPRASVTKARRAGALAVGALADLAEQAWRRGDDDAARDAIAEGERVHELALTEGEYSLDHQWREDMRNPETACMEARLDAELNRLRDDVDVELWRVAVAKAATFKYWQASARWRLGEALINDGRRDEAIVELQAAHAEAVHMGALPLRKAIEALARRARIGIDGEEPDTEDLFTPRERSVLELVASGLTNRQVGERLYISEKTASVHLSRVMAKLGAASRTEAVSVAYERGLLD, from the coding sequence GTGCCGCGTATCGGATCGGGGATTCCGCTCGTCGGCCGTCGCGCGGAGCTGGCGGCACTGGAGTCGGCGCTGTCCGCCGCGGCGGACGGGCGAGCCGGGGCGGTGCTGCTGGCCGGTGATGCCGGCGTCGGCAAGTCGCGGCTGCTCGCGGAGCTGACCGCGCGGGCCGTTGCCGCCGGGGTGAAGGTGTTGACCGGTCGGTGCCTCGACGTCGAGCGCGCCGGCCTGCCGTACCTGCCGTTCGTGGAGGCGCTGGGCCGGTTGCCCGAGTCCGGCGCCTCCCGGCTGGACGACGCCATGGAGCAACTGCGGCTGTTCGAGGCCGTGCACACCGAGTTGGCCGACCTGTCGGCCGATTCGTGCGTGCTGCTGGCCCTGGAGGACCTGCACTGGGCCGATGCCGCGACCCGGGACCTGTTGCTGTTCCTGGTTTCCCGGCTCAATCGTCAGCGGCTGCTGGTGGTGGCCACCTACCGCGTGGACGACCTGTACCGCCGGCATCCGCTGCGGCCCCTGCTGACCGAGCTGGGCCGTTTGTCCACTGTGGAACGTATCGATCTGCTGCCGTTCGACCGGGCCGACGCGATGGCTTTCGTGTCGGCCCTGTCGGACGGCGGGCTGGCCGATGAGACTCTCCGGGGCATCGCTGCCCGGTCGCAGGGCAATGCCTTCTTCTGCGAGGAGCTCATCGCCGCGTACGACACCGCCGTGCCCACCGGTTTGTCGGACCTGTTGCTGGCCCGGGTGGAACGACTGGGTTCCAACGCCCGCCTGGTGGTCCGCGCCGCGTCCGGTGCCGGCGGCGAGGTGGAGCATTCGGTGCTCCAGGCCGTCGCCGAGCTCACCGACCTCGACGAGGCGTTGCGGGAGGCCGTGCAGCACAACGTGTTGGTCACCGCCGAACGCGGCTACGCCTTCCGGCATGCGTTGCTCCGCGAGGCTGTCTACGAGGATTTGCTGCCAGGCGAACGGGTTCGCCTGCATTCCCAGTACGCCCGCGTCGTCACTTCGCCCGCTTCGTTGGCGTATCACGCCCTACAGAGCCATGATCTGCCCACGGCTTTCAAGGCATCGGTGCAGGCCGCCGAGGAAGCCGTGGAGCTTCGGGCCCCGGCCGAGGCCCTGCACCACGTGGAGCAGGCGTTGCAGCTGTTCGGCGCGGTCGCGGAGCCAGGCGTCAGCGAGTATTCGTTGCAGCGCTTGGCTTCTCGCATGGCGCAAGCCGCCGGTGATTCCGATCGGGCGGTAGCCTACGCCCGCTCGGCGATCGGCCTGGCGGAGGATCCGGAGACCGGTGCGGAAGCCCGGCATCAATTGGTGCTGACCCTGATCCCGTTGGAGACGGCTTCGGCGGAGATCGCCGCCGCGGTCGCCGAGGCCTGGGACCTGGTCTGTGACCGGCCGCTGAGCGTCACCCGGGCGCGGATCATCGCGCTGAGGGCACGGGAATGGGCCTGGTACGGCTCGGCCGGGCTGGACATCGACGAGCTGGAGCGACTGGCCGAGCAGGCCCGCGATGAGGCGGTCCAGGTCGGGGCCGACGATGTCGCGGTCGATGCGCTGATCACGCTGGCCGTCTACGCCGAGTGGCGCGATCGGGCCGAGGAGGCCCAGGGGCTGTACCGCGCCGCCGCGACCACGGCGGCCGAGATCGGCGCGTACGCGGTCGAGCTCCGCGCCCGCAACAACCTCGCGGTCAACCTGTACATGCAGGGCCTGTACCAGGAGGTCCTCGCAGTGGTGACCGAGCTCATCGACCGAGCCGTCACAGTGGGCCTGGCCTGGTCCGAGTTGGCGGTTGAGGCCCGGGTGTCACGGATGGGCATCGCGTTCAACACCGGCCATCGCGCCGCGGCCGAAGCGCTTGAGGACCACTCCACCGCGCCACGCTGGGCGTCGATGCGGCTGGAGGCCGCCGCCCTGTACGAGCTGGCCATCGCCGGCCGGTTCGACGAGGTGGACGAGGCGACGGCGCGAATCATGACCTACTCCGACGATGCCAACATCGTCGGGCGCGTCCGCTTCGCACGGGCCGAGGCGGCGCTGTGGCGAGGCGAGCTGCGCGAGGCCGTCGATGAGTGCCTCCGGCTCATCGCATCGATCGCCGACGCGCCCCGGGCCAGCGTCACCAAGGCCCGGCGGGCCGGTGCGCTCGCGGTCGGCGCGCTGGCCGACCTGGCTGAGCAGGCCTGGCGCCGTGGCGACGACGACGCGGCGCGGGATGCCATCGCCGAAGGCGAGCGCGTGCACGAGCTGGCGCTGACCGAGGGCGAGTACTCGTTGGATCACCAGTGGCGCGAGGACATGCGCAATCCGGAGACCGCCTGTATGGAAGCCCGGCTCGACGCCGAGCTCAACCGGCTTCGTGATGACGTCGATGTCGAGCTGTGGCGGGTCGCGGTGGCCAAGGCCGCGACTTTCAAGTACTGGCAGGCTTCGGCGAGATGGCGGCTGGGCGAGGCGCTGATCAATGACGGTCGCCGCGATGAGGCCATTGTGGAGCTTCAGGCCGCGCATGCCGAGGCTGTCCACATGGGAGCGTTGCCGCTGCGCAAGGCCATCGAAGCCCTGGCCAGAAGGGCCCGTATCGGCATCGACGGCGAAGAACCGGACACCGAAGACCTCTTCACCCCGCGAGAACGATCGGTGCTGGAGTTGGTCGCCTCGGGACTGACCAACCGCCAGGTCGGGGAACGCCTCTACATCAGCGAGAAGACGGCCAGCGTGCACCTGTCACGGGTGATGGCCAAGCTCGGCGCGGCCAGCCGGACCGAGGCCGTGTCCGTCGCCTATGAGCGGGGCCTGCTGGATTAA
- a CDS encoding PadR family transcriptional regulator, with translation MSATRLLVLGVVRGYGRAHGYLIGNDLMSWGAESWANVKWGSIYHALKQGVKAGFLREDWPVPGRTDYELTEKGEFEFKRLLADALRKPEPRPDMLAAGLAMLPALTRAEAISLLEVRMAAVEAVHAEADDLLTSWQEPPHVRELYRLRVSAAADDLTWTRGLIERLDRGMYAMAGDPDTVGRAGSWPHPA, from the coding sequence ATGTCGGCGACGCGGTTGTTGGTGCTGGGGGTGGTGCGCGGCTACGGGCGCGCGCACGGCTACCTGATCGGCAACGACCTGATGTCGTGGGGCGCGGAGAGCTGGGCCAACGTGAAGTGGGGCTCGATCTACCACGCGTTGAAGCAGGGCGTGAAGGCCGGTTTCCTGCGCGAGGACTGGCCGGTGCCGGGTCGTACCGACTACGAGCTCACCGAGAAGGGTGAGTTCGAGTTCAAGCGGCTGCTGGCCGACGCGCTGCGCAAGCCGGAGCCGCGGCCGGACATGCTGGCCGCGGGCCTGGCCATGCTGCCCGCGTTGACCAGGGCCGAGGCGATCTCCCTGTTGGAGGTGCGGATGGCGGCCGTCGAAGCCGTGCACGCCGAGGCCGACGACCTGTTGACGAGCTGGCAGGAGCCGCCGCACGTGCGTGAACTGTACCGGCTGCGGGTCTCTGCCGCTGCCGACGACCTGACCTGGACCAGGGGATTGATCGAGCGGCTCGACCGCGGCATGTACGCCATGGCCGGCGACCCGGACACGGTCGGCCGGGCCGGCAGCTGGCCGCACCCGGCCTGA
- a CDS encoding ATP-binding cassette domain-containing protein, with translation MAVLVDGLRKRFGDKIALDGFDLHVPSGTVCGLLGPNGAGKTTSVRILSTLLKCDGGRAEVAGFDVATRSMQVRRRIGLVGQHAAVDEVLSGRQNLELFGRLYHLSAAAARARATELLDRFGLADTGNRAVKQYSGGMRRRLDLAAGMILSPEVLFLDEPTTGLDPRGRNEVWDAVRSLVADGTTVLLTTQYLDEADQLADQIAVIDAGRVIAGGSPAELKSRIGGDRIEVVVHDAVDLGTAAELLHKIAAVDPEMDVDLRRLSAPVRDRVAALTETVRALDAAGVPVEDIALRRPTLDDVFLTLTDGKVSA, from the coding sequence ATGGCCGTGCTCGTCGACGGGCTGCGCAAGCGGTTCGGGGACAAGATCGCGCTGGACGGCTTTGACCTGCACGTTCCTTCCGGCACGGTGTGCGGGCTGCTCGGGCCCAACGGCGCCGGCAAGACCACGTCCGTGCGAATACTGAGCACTTTGCTGAAATGCGACGGCGGACGGGCCGAGGTCGCCGGCTTCGACGTGGCGACGCGGTCCATGCAGGTCAGACGGCGAATCGGGCTGGTCGGCCAGCATGCCGCCGTCGACGAGGTGCTCAGCGGCCGGCAGAACCTGGAGCTGTTCGGCCGGCTCTACCACCTGAGTGCGGCGGCGGCCCGGGCGCGGGCCACCGAGCTGCTCGACCGGTTCGGGCTGGCCGACACCGGGAACAGGGCCGTCAAGCAGTACTCCGGCGGCATGCGGCGGCGGCTCGACCTGGCCGCCGGCATGATCCTCTCGCCCGAGGTGCTGTTCCTGGACGAGCCCACCACCGGGCTGGATCCCCGTGGCCGCAACGAGGTCTGGGACGCCGTGCGGTCGCTGGTGGCCGACGGCACGACCGTGCTGCTGACCACCCAGTACCTCGACGAGGCCGACCAGTTGGCCGACCAGATCGCCGTCATCGACGCCGGGCGGGTGATCGCCGGCGGCAGTCCGGCCGAGCTCAAATCCCGGATCGGCGGCGACCGGATCGAGGTGGTCGTGCACGACGCCGTCGACCTGGGCACGGCCGCCGAACTCCTGCACAAGATCGCCGCCGTCGACCCGGAAATGGACGTCGACCTGCGCCGGCTCAGCGCCCCGGTGCGTGACCGCGTCGCCGCGCTGACCGAAACCGTGCGGGCCTTGGACGCCGCCGGCGTGCCGGTCGAGGACATCGCCCTGCGCCGACCCACCCTCGACGACGTGTTCCTGACCCTGACCGATGGAAAGGTGTCCGCGTGA